A window of Hevea brasiliensis isolate MT/VB/25A 57/8 chromosome 14, ASM3005281v1, whole genome shotgun sequence contains these coding sequences:
- the LOC110640080 gene encoding uncharacterized protein LOC110640080 translates to MGYFVRPRLSTSLQETEVHVYVQFRRLCKAIEEGDLNAVRDFLRQLPHAGREKLTVFGSTALHLATLTGKLNMVELLVENMTKEDLEVRDNNDDTALTIAAGIGATRIAECMIQKNKELVSIQGEQDLLPVIVACKNGHKDTAKYLYAITPFVLLLEKNGAHGSLLLRASIFSKMLGKSIAITSHFQAYKKKDFIYLFIYFDFFFLFALTMLQIQDISLDLLQKYPQLTTTRNVSHGTTPLIELSSLSDLFPSGLQFVFWKRWIYSIIQVQLAADQHTNVRIPIPQNGDMHRRSILVRGLDQLRRLCSNLLQPSGLKQIYDTKLTHTYALKILHLMSEYISNIDDTRLQQSGVYDAFFIAIKHGIIEVVIEMLKTEPNLLTFVDKNRRGILLSAVQHRQENIFSLTYVLGTRKHKLISGTDGQQNNILHIAAMLAPPHRLARISGAALQMQRELQWYKKVESIVDPSLKEYTNSNNETPGEIFSNEHKELVINGEKWMKETATSCTVVGALIITIMFTAAFTVPGGNVQDTGFPVFLKRKSFMIFIISDAISLFSSSTSALMFLGVLTSRYAEDDFLKSLPTKLIIGLSTLFISIAAMMVAFCATLIIMLKGELKLVIPITLLASIPVTLFMLLQFPLLIEIFVSTYGPSIFDRKIKYWF, encoded by the exons ATGGGATACTTTGTACGCCCCCGCCTGTCGACAAGCCTGCAAG AGACAGAGGTCCATGTTTACGTTCAATTCCGTCGTCTATGCAAGGCTATAGAGGAAGGTGATTTAAATGCTGTGAGAGACTTCCTTCGACAGCTTCCACATGCGGGACGCGAAAAGCTTACAGTTTTTGGTAGCACAGCACTTCATCTTGCAACTCTAACTGGAAAATTGAATATGGTGGAGTTGTTGGTGGAGAACATGACAAAAGAAGACTTGGAAGTACGTGATAACAATGATGATACAGCTCTTACAATAGCTGCTGGTATTGGAGCCACGAGAATTGCCGAATGCATGATACAAAAGAACAAGGAGTTGGTTAGCATTCAAGGAGAACAAGATCTCCTCCCAGTCATAGTGGCATGTAAAAACGGCCACAAGGATACAGCCAAGTATCTATACGCCATCACTCCATTTGTATTGCTGCTTGAAAAAAATGGAGCACATGGATCTTTGCTTCTTCGTGCGTCTATTTTTAGTAAAATGTTAGGTAAGAGTATTGCCATCACTAGTCATTTCCAAGCTTACAAAAAGaaggattttatttatttatttatttattttgactttttttttttgtttgcttTGACAATGCTACAAATACAAGACATTTCCCTAGATCTTCTCCAGAAATACCCACAGTTAACTACTACACGAAACGTTTCTCATGGAACCACACCTCTGATTGAATTATCTAGTCTCAGTGATTTATTCCCCAGTGGTCTCCAATTTGTCTTTTGGAAAAGATGGATCTATTCTA TTATTCAGGTGCAACTAGCTGCTGACCAGCATACTAATGTTCGTATACCCATTCCACAAAATGGCGATATGCATCGTAGGAGCATTTTAGTGCGAG GGCTCGATCAATTGCGAAGACTGTGTTCCAATTTGCTTCAACCTTCTG GACTAAAGCAGATTTACGATACAAAGTTGACCCACACTTATGCTCTTAAAATCTTACATTTGATGTCCGAATACATATCAAATATAGATGACACCAGACTTCAGCAAAGTGGAGTATATGATGCATTCTTTATAGCCATCAAACATGGGATCATTGAAGTTGTTATTGAGATGCTTAAAACGGAACCCAACCTTTTAACTTTTGTGGACAAAAATCGTAGAGGCATCCTTCTGTCTGCTGTTCAACATCGAcaagaaaatattttcagcctGACATATGTGCTTGGTACAAGGAAGCACAAGCTGATTTCTGGAACTGATGGTCAACAAAATAACATTTTACACATTGCAGCAATGTTAGCACCTCCTCATCGACTTGCACGCATTTCAGGTGCAGCTCTGCAGATGCAAAGAGAGCTACAATGGTACAAG AAAGTGGAAAGTATTGTGGATCCTTCACTTAAAGAATATACCAACAGCAATAATGAAACGCCTGGGGAAATATTTTCTAATGAGCACAAGGAATTGGTGATTAATGGAGAGAAATGGATGAAGGAGACAGCAACATCTTGTACAGTTGTAGGTGCTCTTATCATTACCATTATGTTTACTGCAGCATTTACTGTTCCTGGTGGTAATGTTCAAGATACAGGCTTTCCAGtatttttaaagagaaaatcatttATGATTTTTATAATATCCGATGCGATTTCACTCTTTTCTTCGTCAACATCTGCATTGATGTTCTTAGGAGTCCTTACGTCACGTTATGCTGAGGATGACTTCCTCAAGTCCTTGCCCACAAAGTTAATTATCGGTCTTTCCACCCTTTTCATTTCAATTGCAGCAATGATGGTAGCATTTTGTGCTACTCTAATAATAATGTTAAAGGGAGAGTTGAAACTTGTAATTCCAATCACTCTATTGGCTAGTATTCCAGTCACCCTTTTCATGCTGCTGCAATTTCCTCTCCTTATTGAGATATTTGTATCTACATATGGACCAAGCATCTTTGATAGAAAAATTAAGTATTGGTTCTGA